DNA sequence from the Tissierella sp. MB52-C2 genome:
TTGGCTATATTATGGGATATAGCTTTATTTCTTTCCCAAGTTCCATCTAAGGCTTTTTGATAAAAATTGATATTATTATACATACCCTTAAACATTAAATCACCTCACTATTTTATAATATAATTATATTTTAATTAAAATAATATATTAAATTATGACATAAGTCATTTTACGCCTTTTTTCTTCCTATTTTTACCTTTTCCGATATTATATTACTATTCTACAGTTTCCACATATTTTATTCAAGCCCTAAAATCGATTAAGTCCTCTGATTTTGCAAAACATTACTAAAGTCCTAAAGAAAAAAGAATAGTAAAAATACTATTCTTTTGACTTTAAAAGTTCATCTATTAACTTATCATTTAATATCTTAATATGTGTTCCTTTCATTCCTAAAGATCTTGATTCTATAACCCCTGCACTTTCAAACTTCCTTAGTGCATTTACTATGACGGATCTAGTTATTCCTACTCTGTCGGCTATTTTACTTGCAACAAGTAACCCTTCACTTCCTTCTAATTCTCTGAATATATGCTCCATGGCTTCTAATTCTGAATATGAAAGAGTTCCTATGGCCATTTGAACAACAGATTTCTTTCTTGCATCTTCTTCTATTTCTTCGGATTTTGCTCTTAATATTTCCATTCCTACAATTGTGGCACTATATTCAGCTAAAACCAAATCCTCTTCAGTAAACTCTTTTCCAAATCTTGCTAAAACCAAAGTACCTAGTCTTTTGCCACCACTATTTATTGGAATTATAGTTGAAACTTTGTCTGGATAACTACATTCTGATATCTGATCAAAAACACAGTCTGTAATTTCCCTTACATTTTCATTGGTTTCATTGTATTTCAATAATTCCTCATTGTATTTTTTAGGAAATCTCTTTTCCTTGACTATTTCTGATTGAATAATATCACATTCAAATCCAGTAGCTAATTCATAACCTAATACTTTTCCACTAGTACTAGCTATATATACATTTGCATCAAGTATATTGCTTAAAATACCACTTAATTCTGAAAAGGAAACAGGTTTTGTACCATACCCTTGCAATGTCTTGTTTAATCTTCTAGTCTTTTGTAATAAATTTTCCACTAATTAATCCTCCTTTTATAAAGTATAATTGATTGTCTATAATGTTTTTTCATTTATTGTAATATTTAAATTATCATATATAATTTTACTATAAAAACATAAGATTGTACAGAAAATTTTAATTATTTATACTTTTCCAATTTCAGTATAGCCACAATCTTTGTTTATGCACTTGATTTTATTTTCTTTTTTAGTTCTCTTTATGACCATAATGCCTTTACATTGAGGACATTTTTCTTTTACTGGCTCATCCCATGAGACAAAATCACATTTCGGATAATTGCTACAGCCATAGAAATATCTACCCTTTTTAGATCTTCTTTTTACAAGATTACCATCGCATTTAGGGCATTTAACATCCAGTTCATCTACTATGGCCTTAGTATTTTTACATTCAGGGTATCCTGGGCATGCTAAAAACTTACCAAACCTTCCATGTTTTACTACCATGTTTTTTCCACATTTTTCGCATATTACATCAGATACTTCATCTTTAATTTCAATTTCTTCAATTTCTTCTTCAGCCTTTTTTAATACTACGGCAAAATCTTTATAGAAGTCTTCAACTACTTTAACCCAAGGCAAATCTCCTTCAGCAATTTCATCTAGTTTCTCTTCTAACTCTGCTGTAAATTCCTCATTTACAATATCTTTAAAATACTCTATTAACAATTCATTTACTAAAATTCCTAATTCTGTAGGAATAAATGATTTCTTATCTAGATTAACATAATCTCTTGATAAAATAGTAGCTATTGTAGGTGCAAATGTACTAGGTCTACCAATTCCCAGTTCCTCTAATACTTTAATCAATGATGCTTCTGTATATCTACCTGGCGGCTGAGTAAAATGCTGATTTGGTTTAATCCCATTTACTATTAGTTTGTCTCCTATGTCTAATAAAGGTATTTGCATATCTTTCTCTTCTTCATCACTGGTAATATAAATCTTTAAAAACCCATCAAACATAAGCTTTGATCCATTAGATTTAAATAAAACATCATTACTATTTATTGTAACGGAAATAGTATTATAAATTGCTGGAGTCATTTGAGAACCTAAAAATCTTTCCCAAATCATCTTATAAAGTTTAAATTGATCTTGAGACAAGGAATCCTTAATGGAAATAGGAGTTCTAAGTATGTCAGTAGGTCTTATTCCTTCGTGAGCATCTTGAGAATCCTTCTTAGATTTATTTGTATAATCATTTCCACCATTTGTATACTTGTCTCCGTAGCTTTCCTTAACAAA
Encoded proteins:
- the codY gene encoding GTP-sensing pleiotropic transcriptional regulator CodY; its protein translation is MENLLQKTRRLNKTLQGYGTKPVSFSELSGILSNILDANVYIASTSGKVLGYELATGFECDIIQSEIVKEKRFPKKYNEELLKYNETNENVREITDCVFDQISECSYPDKVSTIIPINSGGKRLGTLVLARFGKEFTEEDLVLAEYSATIVGMEILRAKSEEIEEDARKKSVVQMAIGTLSYSELEAMEHIFRELEGSEGLLVASKIADRVGITRSVIVNALRKFESAGVIESRSLGMKGTHIKILNDKLIDELLKSKE
- the topA gene encoding type I DNA topoisomerase; the protein is MQKNLVIVESPAKAKTIERFLGKNYKVVASVGHIRDLPKSTLGIDIDKQFEPKYITIRGKGPVIKELKNEAKKSNKIFLATDPDREGEAISWHLAYILGIDENDKVRVEFNEITKDAITTAIKKPRKLNISLVDAQQARRILDRLVGYKISPLLWRKIRKGLSAGRVQSVAVKLICDRENEIQNFIPEEYWSIKANLEKDKEKFEASFYGENSGDKEKKLDLKNKSEVDRILNKIDLENFVVTNVKKGTKRRNPYPPYTTSTMQQDASKKLGFTTKKTMIIAQQLYEGIDIKGEGSVGLITYMRTDSTRVSKEAIQSAALFVKESYGDKYTNGGNDYTNKSKKDSQDAHEGIRPTDILRTPISIKDSLSQDQFKLYKMIWERFLGSQMTPAIYNTISVTINSNDVLFKSNGSKLMFDGFLKIYITSDEEEKDMQIPLLDIGDKLIVNGIKPNQHFTQPPGRYTEASLIKVLEELGIGRPSTFAPTIATILSRDYVNLDKKSFIPTELGILVNELLIEYFKDIVNEEFTAELEEKLDEIAEGDLPWVKVVEDFYKDFAVVLKKAEEEIEEIEIKDEVSDVICEKCGKNMVVKHGRFGKFLACPGYPECKNTKAIVDELDVKCPKCDGNLVKRRSKKGRYFYGCSNYPKCDFVSWDEPVKEKCPQCKGIMVIKRTKKENKIKCINKDCGYTEIGKV